The following proteins come from a genomic window of Anopheles ziemanni chromosome 3, idAnoZiCoDA_A2_x.2, whole genome shotgun sequence:
- the LOC131288660 gene encoding prisilkin-39-like produces the protein MISTGILFKMLLLTSILAQMAHALPQRIRREASKPLFADPLVADGKGEGAADATSSSSELVRTTQGSARTQRSYYGGGSSERLFDLGLLGKPYYSGNRGYYPSGGYYPQGGYYPQGGYYPQGGYYPQSGYPSSGYYPGTNTLGVGSYGGGSGVYGGYGGYGGFGGNGGLQSYYGYNNDNYYGNRNLGYGYYGGSSPSTYVGSTLVSGFRGYN, from the exons atgatttccaCCGGCATACTCTTTAAG atgctgctgctgacctCAATTCTGGCGCAGATGGCGCACGCCCTGCCGCAGCGTATCCGTCGCGAAGCTTCCAAACCATTGTTTGCGGACCCGCTGGTGGCGGACGGCAAGGGGGAAGGGGCCGCAGATGCGACCAGCAGCTCCAGCGAGCTGGTCCGGACGACGCAGGGTTCGGCGAGGACGCAGCGGAGTTACTACGGCGGTGGTTCCAGCGAGCGCC TGTTCGATCTAGGTCTGCTGGGCAAACCGTACTATTCGGGTAACCGGGGATACTATCCGTCGGGGGGTTACTACCCACAGGGAGGCTACTATCCACAGGGAGGCTACTACCCACAGGGAGGCTATTATCCG CAATCGGGATATCCCAGCTCCGGCTACTACCCGGGCACCAACACCCTTGGAGTTGGATCCTACGGAGGCGGTTCCGGAGTCTACGGTGGCTATGGAGGCTACGGCGGATTCGGAGGTAACGGAGGGCTGCAGTCCTACTATGGCTACAACAATGACAACTACTATGGCAACCGCAACCTGGGCTACGGCTACTACGGTGGCTCTTCACCGTCCACCTACGTAGGCTCCACCCTGGTCTCCGGTTTCCGTGGTTACAACTAA